From a region of the Alosa sapidissima isolate fAloSap1 chromosome 9, fAloSap1.pri, whole genome shotgun sequence genome:
- the LOC121718075 gene encoding GDP-L-fucose synthase-like: MAEAAGRTCVVVTGGSGMVGRAIERVVKEEGGAQEGEEWIFLSSKDADLTDKEATRALFQRLRPTHVIHLAAMVGGLFRNMRQNLDFWRCNVFINDNVLQAAHEVGVVKVISCLSTCIFPDKTSYPINETMIHNGPPHDSNFGYSYAKRIIDVQNRGYFQQYGHRYTAVIPTNVFGPHDNFNIEDGHVLPGLIHKAYIAQKEGTPLTVWGSGKPRRQFIYSLDLARLFLWVLREYNEVEPIILSVGEEDELSIKEAAQRVVEALQFKGEVIYDSSKADGQFKKTASNDKLRRYLPDFKFTPFNTAIKETCDWFVANYDKARK, translated from the exons ATGGCGGAAGCAGCTGGTAGGACGTGTGTGGTGGTGACGGGCGGCTCAGGCATGGTGGGGCGAGCGATAGAGCGCGTGGtgaaggaggagggaggagcgcaggagggagaggagtggaTCTTTCTCTCCTCCAAAGACGCCGATCTCAC GGACAAGGAGGCCACCAGAGCACTCTTTCAGAGACTACGCCCCACACACGTCATCCACTTGGCTGCCATGGTGGGCGGACTGTTCCGGAATATGAGACAGAACCTAGACTTCTGG agATGTAATGTCTTCATCAACGATAACGTCCTTCAGGCGGCTCATGAGGTCGGAGTGGTGAAGGTCATTTCCTGCCTCTCCACCTGCATCTTCCCAGATAAAACCAGCTACCCCATCAATGAGACCATG ATCCATAATGGTCCCCCGCATGATTCCAACTTTGGGTACTCATATGCGAAGCGAATTATTGATGTGCAAAATAG GGGCTATTTCCAGCAGTACGGTCATCGGTACACAGCGGTGATCCCCACTAATGTATTTGGGCCCCACGACAACTTCAACATCGAGGATGGACACGTGCTCCCTGGACTCATACACAAGGCTTACATTGCTCAGA aggaggGCACCCCTCTGACGGTGTGGGGGTCGGGTAAGCCGCGGCGGCAGTTCATCTACTCGCTGGACCTGGCGCGCCTCTTCCTGTGGGTGCTGAGGGAGTACAATGAAGTGGAGCCCATCATCCTCTCAG tgggagaggaggatgagctATCCATCAAAGAGGCTGCCCAAAGAGTGGTGGAGGCCCTGCAGTTTAAAGGGGAAGTCATC TATGACAGCAGCAAAGCGGATGGTCAGTTTAAGAAGACTGCCAGTAATGACAAACTACGACGCTACCTACCGGACTTCAAGTTCACCCCATTTAACACAG ccattaaagAGACTTGTGATTGGTTCGTGGCTAACTATGACAAGGCCAGGAAATGA